A single window of Hemicordylus capensis ecotype Gifberg chromosome 15, rHemCap1.1.pri, whole genome shotgun sequence DNA harbors:
- the CDC45 gene encoding cell division control protein 45 homolog, translating to MFLADFRKEFYEVVVNQRVLLLIASDVDALCACKILQALFQCDHVQYTLVPVSGWQELETAFLEHKDQFQYFVLINCGANIDLLEVLQPEEDLIFFVCDTHRPINIVNIYNETQIKLLVKQDDDLEIPAYDDIFRDDDEEEEDSGNESDGSEPSGKRRRLEEEIVERTMKRRQKREWEARRQEILFDYEQYEYHGTSSAMMMFDLAWIMSKDLNDMLWWAIVGLTDQWVQDKITQMKYVTDIGTLQRHVSRHNHRNGDEENSLSIDCMRIAFEYDLCLALYQHWSLYESLCNTCYTSASFKLWSVQGQKKLQEFLADMGLPLKQVKQKFNSMDMSLKENLREMIEESADKFGMKDLRVQTFSIHFGFKNKFLASDIVYAAASLMENTEKEESGTDNFIKALDSLSRSNLDKLHHGLALAKKQLCAIQQTVASCICTNLVVSQGPFLYCYLMEGTPDVRLFSRPMSLCLLSKSLLKSFICSTKNKRCKLLPMVVAAPMDVEQGTVIMVGIPPHTESSDKKNFFGRAFEKAAESTSSRTLHNHFDMSIIELKMEDRSKFLDALISLLS from the exons ATGTTTTTGGCAGACTTTCGCAAGGAATTCTACGAGGTGGTTGTGAACCAG CGTGTGCTGCTGCTTATTGCTTCAGATGTAGATGCATTATGTGCTTGTAAGATACTCCAA GCTTTATTCCAATGTGATCATGTACAATATACCTTGGTTCCTGTATCTGGATGGCAAGAACTTGAAACTGCATTTCTTGAGCATAAAGATCAG TTCCAGTATTTTGTTCTAATCAATTGTGGTGCCAATATTGATCTGTTGGAGGTCCTTCAACCTGAAGAAGACCTCATTTTCTTTGTCTGCGATACTCACAGGCCTATCAACATAGTGAACATTTACAACGAGACACAG ATTAAACTCCTGGTTAAGCAAGATGATGACCTTGAAATCCCAGCATATGATGATATCTTCAGGGATGAtgacgaggaagaggaggattctGGGAATGAAAGTGACGGATCGGAGCCTTCAGGAAAGCGTCGGAGGCTTGAAGAG GAAATTGTGGAAAGGACAATGAAAAGACGGCAAAAGAGAGAGTGGGAGGCTCGAAG gcAAGAAATTCTTTTCGACTATGAGCAATATGAATATCATGGCACTTCG TCGGCCATGATGATGTTTGACTTGGCATGGATAATGTCCAAGGACTTGAACGATATGTTGTG gtgGGCTATTGTTGGGTTAACGGATCAGTGGGTTCAAGACAAAATCACTCA GATGAAATATGTCACGGACATTGGAACCCTACAGCGTCACGTCTCCAGGCATAACCATCGCAATGGAGATGAAGAGAATTCCCTCTCTATTGactgcatgagaatagcctttgaATACGA CTTGTGTCTTGCTCTCTATCAACACTGGTCTCTGTATGAAAGCCTCTGTAATACTTGCTACACTTCCGCCAGCTTCAAGCTTTGGTCTGTGCAAGGTCAGAAGAAGCTGCAGGAGTTCCTTGCGGATATGGG CTTACCTTTGAAGCAAGTGAAACAGAAATTCAATTCGATGGACATGTCCCTGAAGGAGAACTTGCGGGAGATGATTGAAGAATCTGCGGATAAATTTGG AATGAAGGATTTAAGAGTACAAACCTTCAGCATCCACTttggttttaaaaacaagttCTTAGCCAGCGACATAGTGTATGCGGCAGCTTCTTTAATGGAGAATACAGAGAAGGAAGAAAGTGGAACAGATAATTTTATCAAGGCTTTGGATAGCCTTTCCAG GAGTAACCTGGACAAGCTGCACCACGGGCTGGCGCTTGCGAAGAAGCAGTTGTGTGCCATCCAGCAGACCGTCGCCAGCTGCATTTGCACCAACCTCGTCGTCTCCCAGGGACCATTCCTGTATTGCTACCTCATGGAG GGCACACCAGACGTGAGATTGTTCTCCAGACCAATGTCATTATGTCTGCTCAGCAAATCCTTACTCAAATCCTTCATTTGCTCT ACAAAAAACAAGCGCTGTAAACTGCTGCCGATGGTTGTGGCTGCGCCGATGGATGTGGAGCAAGGCACGGTGATCATGGTGGGGATCCCGCCCCACACGGAAAGCTCTGACAAAAAGAA CTTTTTTGGAAGAGCCTTTGAAAAAGCTGCAGAGAGCACCAGTTCTAGGACTTTACACAACCATTTCGACATGTCTA TAATTGAATTGAAAATGGAAGATCGGAGTAAATTTCTGGATGCGCTTATTTCTCTTTTATCCTAA